The Rhinopithecus roxellana isolate Shanxi Qingling chromosome 14, ASM756505v1, whole genome shotgun sequence genome includes a window with the following:
- the IHH gene encoding indian hedgehog protein → MSPARLRPRLHFCLLLLLLLVVPAAWGCGPGRVVGSRRRPPRKLVPLAYKQFSPNVPEKTLGASGRYEGKIARSSERFKELTPNYNPDIIFKDEENTGADRLMTQRCKDRLNSLAISVMNQWPGVKLRVTEGWDEDGHHSEESLHYEGRAVDITTSDRDRNKYGLLARLAVEAGFDWVYYESKAHVHCSVKSEHSAAAKTGGCFPAGAQVRLESGARVALSAVRPGDRVLAMGEDGNPTFSDVLIFLDREPHRLRAFQVIETQDPPRRLALTPAHLLFTADNHTEPAARFRATFASHVQPGQYVLVAGVPGLQPARVAAVSTHVALGAYAPLTRHGTLVVEDVVASCFAAVADHHLAQLAFWPLRLFHSLAWGSWTPGEGVHWYPQLLYRLGRLLLEEGSFHPLGMSGAGS, encoded by the exons ATGTCTCCCGCCCGGCTCCGGCCCCGACTGCACTTCTGCCTGCTCctgttgctgctgctggtggtgccGGCGGCATGGGGCTGCGGGCCGGGCCGGGTGGTGGGCAGCCGCCGGCGACCGCCGCGCAAACTCGTGCCGCTCGCCTACAAGCAGTTCAGCCCCAACGTGCCCGAGAAGACCCTGGGCGCCAGCGGACGCTATGAAGGCAAGATCGCTCGCAGCTCCGAGCGCTTCAAGGAGCTCACCCCCAATTACAATCCAGACATCATCTTCAAGGACGAGGAGAACACAGGCGCCGACCGCCTCATGACCCAG CGCTGTAAGGACCGCCTGAACTCGCTGGCTATTTCCGTGATGAACCAGTGGCCCGGTGTGAAGCTGCGGGTGACTGAGGGCTGGGACGAGGACGGCCACCACTCAGAGGAGTCCCTGCATTATGAGGGCCGCGCGGTGGACATCACCACATCAGACCGCGACCGCAATAAGTATGGACTGCTGGCGCGCTTGGCAGTGGAGGCCGGCTTTGACTGGGTGTACTACGAGTCAAAGGCCCACGTGCATTGCTCCGTCAAGTCCG AGCACTCGGCTGCAGCCAAGACGGGTGGCTGCTTCCCTGCCGGAGCCCAGGTACGCCTGGAGAGTGGGGCGCGTGTGGCCTTGTCAGCTGTGAGGCCGGGAGACCGCGTGCTGGCCATGGGGGAGGACGGGAACCCCACCTTCAGTGATGTGCTCATTTTCCTGGACCGCGAGCCCCACAGGCTAAGAGCCTTCCAGGTCATCGAGACTCAGGACCCCCCACGCCGCCTGGCACTCACACCCGCTCACCTGCTCTTTACGGCTGACAATCACACGGAGCCGGCAGCCCGCTTCCGGGCCACATTTGCCAGCCACGTGCAGCCTGGCCAGTACGTGCTGGTGGCTGGGGTGCCAGGCCTGCAGCCTGCCCGCGTGGCAGCTGTCTCTACACACGTGGCCCTTGGGGCCTATGCCCCACTCACAAGGCACGGGACACTCGTGGTGGAAGATGTGGTGGCATCCTGCTTCGCGGCCGTGGCTGACCACCACCTGGCTCAGTTGGCCTTCTGGCCCCTGAGACTCTTTCACAGCTTGGCGTGGGGCAGCTGGACCCCTGGGGAGGGTGTGCATTGGTACCCCCAGCTGCTCTACCGCCTGGGGCGTCTCCTGCTAGAAGAGGGCAGCTTCCACCCACTGGGCATGTCCGGGGCAGGGAGCTGA